The following are encoded together in the Flavobacterium sp. TR2 genome:
- the mnmE gene encoding tRNA uridine-5-carboxymethylaminomethyl(34) synthesis GTPase MnmE, with the protein MINQDSIVALATPSGAGAIAIIRISGADAITIGNSVFKSIKNKDLTKQKTHTLHLGHIVDGSKTLDEVLVSVFKGPNSYTGEDTIEISCHGSTYIQQQIIQLLLRNGCRMADAGEFTLRAFLNGKLDLSQAEAVADLISSDNEASHQIAMQQMRGGFSNEIAKLREELLNFASLIELELDFAEEDVEFADRTQFHELLNRIEFVLKRLIDSFAVGNVIKNGIPVAIVGEPNVGKSTLLNALLNEERAIVSDIAGTTRDTIEDELVIGGIGFRFIDTAGIRDTKDVVESIGIKKTFEKIDQAQVVIYLFDGLKFQTSSSEFVNEIEQIKNKYPLKPLIIVVNKKDILSADEVANITSQLENLNAKLLLISAKEKIGVEDLKNELLSFVNTGALRNNETIVTNTRHYDSLLKALDEIQKVKFGLESDLSSDLMALDIREALYQFGLITGQVSNDELLGNIFANFCIGK; encoded by the coding sequence ATGATAAATCAAGATTCTATAGTTGCTTTGGCTACGCCTTCGGGAGCTGGAGCTATTGCCATAATTCGTATTTCTGGAGCCGATGCCATTACCATTGGCAATTCGGTTTTTAAATCGATTAAAAACAAAGATTTAACCAAGCAGAAAACGCATACACTTCACTTGGGGCATATTGTTGATGGGAGTAAAACTTTAGATGAAGTTTTAGTTTCGGTATTTAAAGGCCCAAATTCCTATACGGGAGAAGATACGATCGAAATTTCTTGTCACGGATCGACTTATATCCAGCAGCAGATTATTCAACTATTGTTGCGAAATGGCTGCCGAATGGCCGATGCGGGTGAGTTTACGTTGAGGGCTTTCTTGAATGGAAAGTTAGATTTGTCGCAGGCAGAAGCAGTTGCCGATTTGATTTCGTCAGATAATGAAGCTTCGCACCAAATTGCGATGCAGCAAATGCGCGGCGGATTCAGTAATGAAATTGCTAAACTTAGAGAGGAGCTTTTGAATTTCGCTTCTTTAATCGAATTGGAATTGGATTTTGCAGAAGAAGATGTTGAGTTTGCCGATAGAACGCAGTTTCATGAATTGCTGAACCGAATTGAATTTGTTTTAAAGCGTTTGATTGATTCGTTTGCGGTTGGGAATGTCATTAAAAACGGAATTCCAGTTGCGATTGTGGGCGAACCGAATGTTGGGAAATCGACCCTGCTGAATGCTTTGTTAAACGAAGAAAGAGCCATTGTTTCTGATATTGCCGGAACTACGCGTGACACCATTGAAGACGAACTGGTAATAGGAGGAATCGGATTTAGATTTATTGACACTGCCGGAATTCGTGATACCAAAGATGTTGTCGAAAGCATCGGAATCAAGAAAACCTTCGAGAAAATTGACCAGGCTCAAGTGGTAATTTATTTATTTGACGGATTGAAATTCCAAACTTCAAGTTCTGAATTTGTAAATGAAATTGAGCAGATTAAGAATAAATATCCGCTAAAACCGCTAATTATTGTGGTGAATAAAAAAGATATTTTATCTGCTGATGAAGTAGCCAATATTACCAGTCAGTTAGAAAATCTAAATGCGAAACTATTATTAATTTCTGCAAAAGAAAAAATAGGAGTAGAGGATTTAAAAAATGAATTGCTGTCTTTTGTAAATACAGGAGCACTTCGCAATAACGAAACGATTGTTACCAACACAAGACACTACGATTCTTTATTGAAAGCTTTGGATGAAATTCAAAAAGTAAAATTTGGTTTAGAATCAGACCTTTCAAGCGATCTTATGGCGCTTGATATCCGCGAGGCTTTATACCAATTCGGGCTGATTACAGGGCAAGTTTCTAATGATGAGCTGTTGGGCAATATATTTGCTAATTTCTGCATCGGAAAATAG
- a CDS encoding universal stress protein, whose product MKKILFPTDFSDAATNAFVHALEFAKVVNAELILLHTFEIPVYDSQFFPENYASIYSSIELAKFEMFKDEIPKLRTIAAERNLEDIAIKHRLMDGDLIYNLKNAVEEDNIDFVIMGTNSVSDWTKFFTGSNTESVISGVEVPVLCVPIDAKFKKVKTIGFTTRYREKDKKELKKILKIAKKTDAKVKSLYVKTSNSDVTEEIRKEFEKEFAGENVEFLVLPSDDVKETILDFVLYKDIDILTTITHKRSFFESLFDSSFSKKISKEVHIPILVMHED is encoded by the coding sequence ATGAAAAAGATATTATTTCCAACCGATTTCTCTGACGCTGCCACCAATGCATTTGTTCATGCTTTAGAATTTGCTAAAGTTGTAAACGCCGAATTAATCTTACTTCATACATTCGAGATTCCTGTTTACGACAGCCAATTCTTTCCAGAGAATTATGCTTCCATATACAGTTCAATCGAGCTTGCAAAATTTGAAATGTTTAAGGATGAAATTCCGAAACTAAGAACTATCGCTGCTGAACGCAATTTAGAAGACATTGCGATCAAACACCGTTTAATGGATGGCGATCTTATTTATAATCTCAAAAATGCGGTCGAAGAAGACAACATCGATTTTGTCATTATGGGTACAAACAGCGTATCTGACTGGACGAAATTCTTTACAGGTTCTAATACCGAATCTGTAATTTCGGGAGTTGAAGTGCCTGTTTTATGTGTTCCTATCGATGCAAAATTCAAAAAAGTAAAAACAATCGGTTTTACTACACGCTATCGAGAGAAAGACAAAAAAGAGCTGAAAAAAATCTTGAAAATCGCCAAAAAAACTGATGCGAAAGTTAAAAGTTTATATGTAAAAACGTCTAATTCTGATGTTACAGAGGAAATCAGAAAAGAATTTGAGAAAGAATTTGCAGGAGAAAATGTTGAATTTTTAGTGCTGCCAAGCGATGACGTAAAAGAAACCATCCTTGATTTTGTGCTTTACAAAGACATTGATATTCTGACCACAATTACGCACAAACGTTCTTTCTTTGAAAGTCTTTTTGATTCTAGTTTCAGCAAAAAAATATCAAAAGAAGTGCATATTCCTATTTTGGTAATGCACGAAGATTAA
- a CDS encoding MutS-related protein, whose amino-acid sequence MKAYPDNVAKYSELYNKTNKKYNSISLLRLLSIGLFLFFMFYYIKTDQMFYVILAVLSFAGFIVLMKIHSRLSFQKLLAETLLKINQNEIAFLKREKTPFENGAEFIDFHHPYAYDLDIFGEHSLFQNLNRTASFIGKKTLAELLLHTLPQSEILENQEAVNELKNKIDWRQEFQALAIISQDSKQSYEAIKHWISFTNNSLPKVLVALSFILPVTFFGFLAAYFITSKTIILSYLTYVFIANLIVLGRAVKRIQSEIAKADNVDSIIKQYSLLIEKIETESFQSKKLKNLQAQLNFKNAKASQHLKQLSELFSRMNTISNFVTATLFNGTFLFNLHVLRALLKWKEDYASEMNHWIAIIGEIEALNSLANLAYNNDDFVFPEINSDYQIEFKNLSHPLLNPATRIGNDTQFYPQSFVILTGSNMSGKSTFLRSLGINMVLSGIGSVVCASEAKVHPLPVLVSMRLSDSLSDSESYFFAEIKRLKQIMDALENQPAFVLLDEILRGTNSDDKRNGTIEVVKKIISKKAIGAIATHDIEVCLTTNEYPEILTNQCFEVGIQNNDLHFDYKLRNGICKNKSATFLMQKMNVI is encoded by the coding sequence ATGAAAGCATATCCAGACAACGTTGCAAAATACTCAGAGCTCTATAATAAAACCAACAAAAAATACAACAGTATAAGCCTTTTGAGGCTATTAAGCATTGGTCTTTTCTTGTTTTTTATGTTTTACTACATCAAAACAGACCAAATGTTTTATGTGATCCTGGCTGTTTTATCTTTTGCTGGTTTTATTGTTTTAATGAAAATACATTCGCGATTGTCATTTCAAAAATTACTGGCAGAAACGCTTCTAAAAATCAATCAGAATGAAATTGCTTTCTTAAAAAGAGAAAAAACACCTTTTGAAAATGGAGCCGAGTTCATCGATTTTCATCATCCGTACGCTTACGATCTGGATATTTTTGGAGAACATTCTTTATTTCAAAATCTCAACCGAACGGCTTCTTTTATCGGAAAAAAAACACTAGCAGAACTATTGCTCCATACGCTCCCGCAAAGTGAGATTTTAGAAAATCAGGAAGCCGTAAATGAATTAAAAAACAAAATCGATTGGAGACAAGAATTTCAGGCATTGGCAATAATTAGTCAAGATTCCAAACAATCATATGAGGCTATAAAACATTGGATTTCATTTACAAACAATTCATTACCTAAAGTTTTAGTAGCATTATCATTTATTCTTCCTGTAACATTTTTTGGGTTTCTGGCTGCTTATTTTATTACTTCAAAAACCATTATCCTTTCTTATTTAACTTATGTCTTTATCGCTAATTTAATTGTTCTGGGAAGAGCTGTAAAAAGAATCCAATCGGAAATTGCAAAAGCAGACAATGTCGACAGCATTATAAAACAATACAGCTTGTTGATTGAAAAAATTGAGACTGAATCATTCCAATCTAAAAAACTAAAGAATCTTCAAGCACAGCTTAATTTTAAAAATGCAAAAGCAAGCCAGCATCTGAAACAGCTTTCTGAGCTATTTTCTAGAATGAATACGATAAGCAATTTTGTTACAGCAACTTTATTCAACGGAACATTCTTATTCAATCTGCACGTTTTAAGAGCATTGTTAAAATGGAAAGAAGATTATGCTTCAGAAATGAATCATTGGATTGCTATAATTGGCGAAATTGAAGCACTAAACAGTCTGGCAAATTTGGCGTATAACAATGACGATTTCGTTTTTCCTGAAATCAATTCAGACTATCAAATTGAGTTTAAAAACCTAAGCCATCCGCTGCTAAATCCTGCGACAAGAATTGGCAACGACACGCAATTTTACCCTCAATCTTTTGTGATTTTGACAGGTTCTAATATGTCAGGTAAAAGTACGTTTTTAAGAAGTTTAGGCATTAATATGGTGCTTAGCGGAATTGGTTCAGTAGTTTGTGCATCAGAAGCTAAAGTTCATCCACTTCCAGTATTGGTTTCAATGAGATTGTCCGATTCTTTATCGGATAGCGAATCTTACTTTTTTGCTGAAATTAAACGTTTAAAACAAATCATGGATGCGCTTGAAAATCAGCCTGCTTTTGTTTTACTAGATGAGATTTTAAGAGGCACAAATTCCGATGACAAAAGAAACGGAACAATTGAAGTGGTGAAGAAAATAATTTCTAAAAAAGCAATCGGAGCCATAGCTACTCACGATATCGAAGTTTGCCTAACTACCAATGAATACCCCGAAATTTTAACCAATCAATGTTTTGAAGTTGGGATTCAAAACAACGATCTGCATTTCGATTACAAACTTAGAAACGGAATATGCAAAAATAAAAGCGCGACATTCTTAATGCAGAAAATGAACGTAATTTAA